cgtccgaagaaaaatcataagcaagctttcaggacgagactccgccgccacgaggcggaacattggtggaaccaatctagggctccggcggagctgttctgccggggacacttccctccgggagggggaaatcatcgccatcgtcatcaccaacgctcctctcatcgggagggggccaatatccatcaacatcttaaccagcagcatctcctctcaaaccctggttcatctcttgtatccaattcttgtctctaagtctgggattggtacctgtaggttgctagtagtgttgattactccttgtagttgatgctagttggtttatttggtggaagatcatatgttcagatcctatatgcatattaatactcctctgattatgaacatgaatatgctttgttagcagttacgtttgttcctgaggacatgggagaagtcttactattagtagtcatgtgaattcggtattctttcgatattttgatgagatgtatgttgtctctcctctagtggtgttatttgaacgtcgactacatgacacttcaccattatttgggcctagaggaaggcattggtaagtaataagtagatgatgggttgctagagtgacagaagcttaaaccctagtttatgtgttgcttcgtaaggggctgatttggatccatatgtttcatgctatggttaggtttaccttaattgcaataggagttaatcataagtgggatgcttgtccaagtaaggacagaacccaagcaccggtccacccacatatcaaattatcaaagtaccgaacacgaatcatatgaacgtgatgaaaactagcttgacgataattctcatgtgtcctcgggagcgcttttctctatataagagtttctccaggcttgtcctttgctacaaaaaggattgggccaccttgctgcactttatttacttttgttatttgttgctcgttataaattatcttaccacaaaactatctgttacctataatttcagtgcttgcagagaataccttgctgaaaaccgcttatcatttccttctgctctttgttgggttcaacactcttacttatcgaaaggactacgatagatcccctatacttgtgggtcatcaagactcttttctggcgttgttgccggggagtgaagcgcctttggtaggtggaatttggaaggaaaaatttatatagtgtgctgaaatttattgtcacttgttactatggaaagtaatcctctgaggggcttgttcgggatatcttcaccccgaccagtagagcaaagagttgctcctcaacctattgaacctactgaacctactgaaaatgaaaatgtctactttgaaattccttcgggtatgatagaaaaactgctagctaatccttttgcaggagatggaacattacatatcctgatgagcacctaatatatatggatgaagtttgtggattatttaagattgcaggtatgcccgatgatgttatcaagaagaagttcttccctttatctttgaagggagatgcattgacatggtataggctatgtgatgatatgggatcatggaattacaaacgattgaaattggaatttcatcagaagttttatcatatgcatcttgttcatcgtgatcgcaattatatatataatttttggcctcgcgaaggagaaagcatcgctcaagcttgggggaggcttaagtcaatgctatattcatgccccaatcatgagctcaagagaaatgattggctttctgataacaatcgcaccatgctcgatacttcttgtgctggctcttttatgatgaagactattgaattcaaatgggatttattggaaagaattaaatgcaactctgaagattgggacctcgacaaaggtaaggagtcaggtatgacacctaagtttgattgtgttaaatcttttatagatACCGATGTTTTctataaatttagcactaaatatggacttgactctgagatagtagcttctttctgtgaatctttttctactcatgttgatctgcctaaggagaagtggtttaaatatcatcctcccatagaattaaaagtagctgcacctattaaagttgaagaaaagactatcacttataatgatcctattgttcctacttcctatgttgagaaaccacctttccctgttgaacctaatattgctattgttaaagatctcttggctgataatattgatgggcatgttatttatatctgtgatgagactgctagaattgctaaaccttgtgctaaagacaaacatagacctgtggtaggcatgcctgttatttctgttaaaataggagatcattgttatcatggcttgtgtgatatgggtgctagtgctagtgcaatacctattgacttatacaaagaaattatgcatgatattgcacctactgagttagaagaaattgatgttacaattaagcttgccaatagagatactatatcacccatgggaattgttagagatgttgaagtcttatgtgggaaaactaaatatccggctgattttctcgttcttggttccccacaagatagcttttgtcccattatatttggtagacccttctgaaacactattaatgctaggatagactatgaaaaggatgttgttactattggtttaggtgatatgtctcacgagttcaacttctctaaatttcgtagacaacaccgtgaagaggatttacctagtaaagatgaaatcattggtcttgcttctattgccatacctcctagtgatcctttagaacaatatttgctagaccatgaaaatgatatgtttatgaatgaaagaagggaaatagatgaagtgttgtttaaacagggacctattctaaaacacaacttgcctgttgaaatcctaggggatcctcctccacccaagggtgatcccgtgtttgagcttaaaccattgcctgatactcttaaatatgcttatcttgatgaaaagaagatataccctgttattattagtgctaacctatcagagaaggaggaagaaaaattattgaaaactctaaagaagcactgtgctgctattggatatactcttgatgatcttaagggcattagtcccactctatgccaacacaaaataaatttggagaaagatgccaaaccagttattaatcatcaacgacggctgaatcctaaaatgaaagaagtggtaagaaaggaaatactaaagctccttgaggcaggtataatctatcccgttgctgatagttagtgggtaagtcatgtccattgtgtccctaagaagggaggtattactgccattcccaatgataaagatgaattgattccgcaaagaattattacaggttataggatggtaattgatttccacaaattgaataaagctactaaaaaatatcattaccccttaccttttattgatcaaatgctagaaagattatccaaacatacacatttttgctttctagatggttattctggtttctctcaaatacctatgtcagctgatgatcaagctaagaccacttttacttgccctttcgttacttttgcttatagacgtatgcattttggtttatgtaatgcacctgctacctttcaaagatgcatgatggctatattccctgatttttttgaaaagatttgcgagattttcatggacgacttctccatctatggatcctctttcgatgattgcttgagcaaccttgatcgacttttgcagagatgtgaagaaactaatcttgtcttgagctgggaaaagtgccactttatggttaatgaaggcattgtcttggggcataaaatttttgaaagagctattgaagttgataaagctaaagttgatgctattgaaaagatgccatgtcccaaggacatcaaaggtataagaagcttccttggtcacgctggattttataggaggttcattaaggacttctcaaaaatttctcggcctctgactaatctattacaaaaagatataccatttgtctttgatgatgttgtgtagaagcatttgaaatacttaagaaagcattgatttctgcacctattgttcagccacctgattggaatttaccctttgaaatcatgtgtgatgctagtgattatgctgtaggtgctgttctagggcaaagagttgataagaaattaaatgttattcaatatgctagtaaacctctagacaatgcccagagaaattatgctactactgaaaaagaattcttagcagttgtatttgcttgtgataagttcggaccttatattgttgattctaaagtaactattcacactgatcatgctgctattaaatatcttatggaaaagaaagattctaaacctagacttattagatgggttctcttgctacaagaatttgatttgcatattattgataggaagggagatgagaaccccgttgcagacaacttgtctaggttagaaaatgttcttgatgactcactacctattgatgatagctttcctgatgaacaattaaatgtcataaatgcttctcgtactgctccatggtgttCGAGAAGGGGCATTTGGTTTGCTATTGAATTCAGTAAGAGCCTGTGATCAATTTTGTTTACTAAATTTTTTGTATGTCTAGGGTAGTTCCTGCCATTCTTGGTAATGTATACTTGAACAAACACTGCAGCTTCATAGGTCATACTAGATACTACAAATACTTTGAAAGCTTAGTTACATGGTTTGTGGTGGTTTAAAAGCATTGCAGTTGGTTGTAAGTGCCAAGATATTTTTAGTTAGTGGCGGTAACATTTGTTTCGTTCATGTAGGTCCTCCTTGGGATTGGCTCTTTCCTTATCGATCCATTATGCTCGGATGATTGGTGCAAGATTGGTTTGGGCAATCGGCAACTTCATAGTGTTTGCCTGCATGTTGGCTACAACAATACTAAGTTGAATTTTCTATGACCTGTACTCGAGCAAGCTTCAACATATTGTCGGGGCAGATAAAACAGTAAAGACTTCAGCACTGATTCTTTTCTCTCTTCTCGGATTGCCACTCTCGGTTAGTACCAGACCCTCAACACTTTCTTTTAATGTAGCTGGAAGATGTCTTATATTGTCTGCTCTTGCATATGCAGATCACTTACAATGTTCCGTTCTCCGTGACTGCTGAGCTAACTACTGGAACAGGAGGCAGACAAGGTTTTTGTCGCTGATGTTTACTTCTTTATTGTGTGTTTCACTTGGTCTTTCTCGACTGAGGAATGTCTGCCCATGTCCAGGTTTGGCAACTGGAGTTCTGAATCTCGCCATCGTCGCTCCTCAGGTCGACCCTTGTACCTAGAACGATCTCCTATGCCATGCGTCGTTGATGAACATGTCTTGACCTTTATGACTGTCGACCGCATTCTACTTTGCAGATAGTAGTCTCACTCGGAGCAGGCCCATGGGACAAGTTCTTGGGGGAGGGAACGTCCCCGCCTTCGCCCTGGCTTCGGTCTTCTCGCTGGCAGCCGGAGTGCTCGTGGTGATCAAGCTGCCCAAGCTGTCGAACAACTACCAATCCGTCAGATTCCACATGGGCTGAGCCCTGAAACCTGAAGCCCGAAGAGCTGCTGTGTGTAACATCCAGATATTCAGTGCCAACGCTGCTAAACCTCACCCCTCATTTTGAGATTCCTTTATAAGGTGATGATTCTTTTTCTCCTCTTGATAGATACACAATTAATAAGACTACAGATCAGATAGACTAGGATAGAGAGGTAGTTTTTAGGCCTGTGCAGATGGTCGGATGTAACATGGTTTTGGTCTGATAATTCTCTTGTGTTTTGGTCTGTTCTGGGATGAACTTAGCATGTAATCTTGGTTGGCGTTGTGATGATCATAATGAAAAATCTGAACAGACTGTGCCCCAACTAGCTGGCATGATAAAATTTGGGGGCTGTTGTGATGATCACAGATGGCAAGTTGTTgttgtttggattgtggccaataACATCCACCAAATTTTTGGCAAAAGAGATCTTTGTTTGGTTTATGACCAGCTGGCATAATGAGGAAATATTTAGTTGCATctatttttttaacttttttttagCATCAccacagacgcaagcgctcatatacacgcacatacaaCCACCTCTATGGactcacacacgcacaccctacccctatgagcaccttcgagagactgagccggcatatcatcttgagatttacaaagtcacTGCATCTATTTTGGCATTTATACAATTGAGAAGGTATATAGCCTGAAAAATTAGATGCGGTCAATAAGAAAAAGGAAGTCGCCAAAAGAATGACACACCAGCCATTGGGGCGTTTAATCTTGCACAACACCATACTGCAGGTTCCTTTTTTAAAAGATAAGTTGCATGTAGTTTTTAATCACCCAGGCCACGTATATTTTGCTCGCAGGAACACCCTGGGTTCGTTGGCCAGCCAATATAACAATCCAAACAACCGCCAAATCCCTTTTGGCCAGCCAATTATTTGGTATGGTTATCTTTGGTAGTAATCTAAAGAGTGACAAAATATTCTTAACTTTAGATTGCAAAGCTGAACTAAAACGCAAGAAAAAATCAATCAAATACAGATTGCTCCACAAATCCAAGATTGCAAAATCACACAATTTAACTGAAACTAATGAAATTTGCTGACACAATCTAAATTTGTTCACACAGTAACTAATGGAATCGAAGCAAATTAAAGATTACAAAACCAAACTAAAACTCatgaaaaaaatctaatctaagaCAGATCGTTTATCTATTTATCGTATTTAGTCGCTGTAGAAGCTACTTGTGTTCTTCTTGCCGTCCTTGTTGGTCTTCTTGTTCCTCCCCCGGCGCCGGTCGGCCTCCTCCACCCGCCGGACAGCGCGCTCCAGCGTGTCCACCCGCTCGGCCAGGGCCCCGATGAGCTCGCACTGCTGTGCGCTCCGTTCGCACAGTGCCACCACCATCTCCATCAGTTTCTTCGCGTCCAGCCCGTCGGTGGTCACTGTCTTCTTCTCCTCCTGTACCtgttcttgctgctgctgctgggctttGGGTGGTGCAGGGTCCTCCTCGCCCGTGAAGACGTCGCCGTCCCCCGTCGCCACCATCTCCCACTCACCCTCCGCCTCCGAGGCCTTCTCGCCTTCCGCCACCAGTTCGGTCTCGGTGTGCCCGGCCTCGTCGACGACGACGGGACTCGCCGCATCAACCTCCATCGCCGCCGTGTCGGTTGTCTCGGCAGCCAGAAAATCCAACACAGTATTGTCCTCAACCGGCAGATCCGGCTCCATCCCGCTCTCTGCTTCTTCCTCTGCATCCTGAACTTCCGGCGCATCGGCGGTCACCACCGCAGGCGCGGCCTCGAGCGCGTCAACAGCATCCTGGAGCGCGAGCACGCGCCTGGTGACCCGCCTCCGGTACTCCCGGGCGCCACGCACGCCGTCGAGGCGCAGCAACAGCCGCATGAGCTCCTCCCCGAGGCCGATCCGCGCACGGGCGTCCGCGCGGAGCGCCTCCGCCTCGGAGGCCACCCTTGCGGCCACGGCCTCCGCCAGCCGCTCCACCATGCGCACCTCCCGCACCATGCGACGAGCAAGCAGCCCGCGCACCGCCGCTTGCACACTCACCGCGGCCTCCTCCGCTGAAGGCGCCGGCTTCCTCGGCACAGCCGGCGGAGAGTTGGAGTCGCCCGTGACCTCAATCTCGAAGTAGTCCGGGCAGCTCTTCGGGGACCCGCTGCTGGGCCTGGGACGCGCCGTGGTCCGCGCGGCCGGCTGGGCGGCGCCGAAGCCAGGGAAGAAGGCGTCGTCGTGCCGCGCCGGGGCCCTGCGGCGGGCGGGGCGCAGGCGCTCCGTCATCAGCTGCTCGGCGTCGTGGAAGAAGGCATCGGCGGCAGCGGGGCGGTGGTAGTAGGGATCGTAGCTGTAGGGCGAGGCGGGGTAGCCATAGCCGTAGTCGTATGGGTCGTAGCCAAAGAACGCCATTGATCCGCGGCAGAGATTGGGAGAGATCGATCTAGGTGGTTGTTGACCTTTGTCTGGCTATGCGCACGATTATGTTGGGGTTCTGTTGTTGACGGCGAGCAGAGGGTATTTGTAGAGGGACGAACACGGTTCGAGGAGTCGGAATATTCTGGATAATGCTTGGGGAAGGGGCTCGAAGCATCGGTAATATAGCGCCGTACCAGGGCCGGCCCATATATAGGAGAGAAAATATTAGAGGAGGTTGCGTTGACCCTTTCAAACAAGAAAACTCGAACGTGTCGTTTGGTTCCAAGGGATCAGAAAACCATGTCGTTTGGTCCGCTGTGTACGTGGACCTTGTCCACATCCTTTGTTCATCTCTGTAAATTCATAGATCATCCATAGTGTTCATTTACTTACCTCTAGACTCTAGTATTTCCCACATTTTTTGGTTTCAAATATTGCATGCATTTTTCCCACATATATCCCTCGAATCACATCTTCATTTCTATTTTTTAAACAGATCTTTCTAATTTAAATATTTTTTAATGTCCCTAGTTTTCCGGGTTTTAGTTGCATGAGATGTCAAGTTTGGTTTTTCCTAACTTGTCGCCATGCCATCTACTTTTGTGGCTCCAGCAGCGACACCAGCTCCGACACTGCGATCGACCTCTCCGGCGAGCTAGATGTCTCCAACCCCTTcggcgagcgagcgacggcggacGCCGACGCGAGGGAGCCCGCGTCGCCTGGAGCTGGCGAAGCCGCCGGATTTTTGAGACGAACGGTCGCCATGGACTTCCGGAAGCCTCGTCCTCGGTCCATCCTCACCGCCCGACGGATTAGAAGAGCAGATGACGGCCCCGACGTAAGCTACGGCGAACGTCACGGCCAAGGAAGCATCTCGGCGGCGGAGGCCGCATCAGCGACGCCTTCAAATCTACCAAAGGTAGATGAACTTCCTCACTCTGCTTGTCTTCTCCTTCAATCTTGCCTTGCTTGACCTTCTTTCTTCGTGCAGATGAACTTCGCGCCCTTTGCAAGACAAGGATTGTCATGCAATTCCTCTCCTAGCTCCCCGACGAATTGCTCTCAAGGTGGCCTATCTACTGCTGAAAAAAGGTTGGCCAAACTtctagccagggtatggttgaacttccTTCTGCCTGTTATTTTCTTATAGCCATGTGAAGTTCTGGTAGTGTGAAAAGCCATGTGAAGTTCTCGCAGTgtgtgagcctcagtccaggctacaaaacaGTAGAAAATCTACCTGCATTCACATGTGaaaagccatgtgaagttcaactagtaagtgagcctcagtccaggctacaaacaaAAGAACCCTTGTCTGCATT
Above is a window of Triticum aestivum cultivar Chinese Spring chromosome 6B, IWGSC CS RefSeq v2.1, whole genome shotgun sequence DNA encoding:
- the LOC123135210 gene encoding uncharacterized protein, with protein sequence MAFFGYDPYDYGYGYPASPYSYDPYYHRPAAADAFFHDAEQLMTERLRPARRRAPARHDDAFFPGFGAAQPAARTTARPRPSSGSPKSCPDYFEIEVTGDSNSPPAVPRKPAPSAEEAAVSVQAAVRGLLARRMVREVRMVERLAEAVAARVASEAEALRADARARIGLGEELMRLLLRLDGVRGAREYRRRVTRRVLALQDAVDALEAAPAVVTADAPEVQDAEEEAESGMEPDLPVEDNTVLDFLAAETTDTAAMEVDAASPVVVDEAGHTETELVAEGEKASEAEGEWEMVATGDGDVFTGEEDPAPPKAQQQQQEQVQEEKKTVTTDGLDAKKLMEMVVALCERSAQQCELIGALAERVDTLERAVRRVEEADRRRGRNKKTNKDGKKNTSSFYSD